One Glandiceps talaboti chromosome 20, keGlaTala1.1, whole genome shotgun sequence genomic region harbors:
- the LOC144450415 gene encoding protein mono-ADP-ribosyltransferase PARP14-like isoform X1 — translation MGQNHPYTHIPPQNYQGMQPQYRTGFNHQYSQHHHLNPMMNTQRAWGPRPPSHQYGPFHGQQPYGDFHSNSTWPGQQQDMARPPFDQWQEEMPKSSMYCDKGDSGQKSTTPSTSTPHQTFTKSTMKIKKEEKPEEEELTSEDDTDEANKGCSVEVTGFDSIDLETLELYFESKRSGGGQIEGVILKGEKTLIITFQDAEVQRRVLEQKSHIVNKVALKVKDAVVLPRDGKSFLLEGLREDTTREDLDLLLGSCTDMEEDPLFLFGEKRGVVLVRYPVEITGFEKMCEKLSKKKYKQLSLIAKPVLMTNCLLVKNLPQGSTKNLVTLYFESSKRSGGGEIDDVKIDDERNSATVYFTDYNVVDSVLMRKHEINDTPVEVQPFHDCIGYVVSMEEPIPSFPERFSMEVEQQLLTFFCSKEGLLEKLRKEVSNVHGELMIEENGRMVVNHTLSAKTPNVHQVVKNWSKDVETCLNDNFKQFKAVSIQVPEGIWLLVQNQLFEIDEGEMKVHLEEESTSISFTGLKQDADNLEKAIHSIIDKIEAEREKQRRMTTVPVPLDDSQIKQLRMCKFVKQAEERYPETTIKIIAEESKIAIHGQEHDISAVKLFMYETLQELHKTKVKLQTESLQEFWKSPAVSSKIYGIFKEKNVEAAFNLEGNDEIVCAAQKKGDMQMAVDILQKSIIEVSIKADPKSEDVFQQGGWTDLLAKLQEDNMARIEVSGLEVRVTGFDAIIQDIKTKLEEFIKMNTFIDYNIQSESGRLKFISRFQKGYLDKLQNGRLRPVEIKIRRKGDSGAIIMRGTQDDMNIVIPQIKRLVDGIQCHKHGIDKPGMSKVLHKEDGLEFLKRTETEVPCIIEGISLEEVSVEETEETLSESHTYTTYDDDDDGDDFMATSDYVPDTTVMAMDLGHQPPLLQPSSTQFTTAELKLIKLVMGNISSQKADIIVNTIQTSCDLNTGVISKAILSVAGPQLLDYMNQSKPSTVNEGDLIRTIGGKLACQLVYHICILGTHWNDGTTAEPLLRSVLQKCFETATKDKKTSIAIPAIGTGGLGYPKNTTARIMYDEAKQFSAKYPNSSLTHINVVVYDKDTCKAFEDEMIKLNTSRKSPQVHTHGHPKRMHASTPVSLDVTDATSFKTTEGILVKIVKGNIADQKADVIINTIQTSCDLSTGVIAQAIGKAAGDSLKQDMLQKKPSSVNEGDLIVTIGGNLSCKHVYHLCILGTKWDGGQKVGPFLRSVIQKIMKTAHSANMTSIAIPALGTGGLNYPRDVVANIIYEEATSFRKNNHKSSLNKIKVVVYDKDTHTIKAFEDEMKRFKSALYGVAAGPSATTSASIGSTIVSVSGNSYKTKEGLTVTLVKGDVVKEKVDVIVNPIQSSCDLSQGVLSKTILQVAGPQLQTEINKKKTANVNEGDMISTRGGKLKSKEVYHVSILGTHWDGGTVCDPLMRGVIKKCLDSADKSKLKSIAIPAMGTGGLKYPNDITAKIMYEEANKFSANMPMGNLCEIRIVVYDKNQQACKVFEDEMKKMTSTVSGALPAPIKISKKEKMMKSKRHVTKRSLYTDLAGDGADRQMLIGSIRLKVYQGDITDEATDAIVNSTNKELDLGRGGHIQVAILKAAGDSILIECKRLGKQKPGSVVITSAGNLKCRKIIHVILKSENFENVLVKVLRCAEKNGMQSIALPMLGTGQYEISLKKVATKILEAIGTFSLGYTPQTLKEIRAVIFKPEGVDVFHKAMKDFLDKPIVETKTWTKKLTGAVSSLMSTSILGAMMPDELAISDDEEYDDEAVSNPPKPSSLSLNIFTDAKDGIGTVVRKINKFIDREYKEMSVPLSQELVNQMSSDDFKYIESYAYQRQTEVKLVKTSTPCTITIKGSYLDVVNVQHKVTDILNHITLRIADEKMQKALAQNVKWLFEEEDGSFEAYDEDISGRIEMAYQDKRPTVDFELDGGKYRIDLGRNVEIDLHNPTSEAKVKRQLKEKGIQLPDFWKPMPENKAYEMVTLDAKSPEHQEVEKFFRKTYTPKKVVQIRRIQNPGLYRSYVVLKQNMDAKNPPKTENERLLFHGTSADTIDNINAGGFNRSFAGKNATAYGKGTYFAVQASYSAGGYAAPDSSGVMHMYRAKVLTGEYTLGNKSMVVPPSKNPNDPTDCFDSVVNNMSSPIMFVVFQDAMAYPEYLISFQ, via the exons ATGGGTCAAAATCATCCATATACACACATCCCTCCACAAAATTACCAAGGCATGCAACCACAATATAGAACGGGCTTTAATCATCAATATAGTCAGCATCACCATTTGAATCCAATGATGAACACCCAGAGGGCATGGGGGCCTCGTCCACCATCTCATCAATACGGGCCATTTCATGGTCAACAACCGTATGGAGATTTTCACTCTAACAGTACATGGCCTGGTCAGCAACAAGACATGGCTCGTCCACCATTTGACCAATGGCAGGAAGAAATGCCAAAGAGCTCTATGTATTGTGACAAGGGAGATAGTGGGCAGAAAAGTACCACTCCATCAACTTCCACACCTCaccaaacatttacaaaatctaccatgaaaataaagaaagagGAGAAACCTGAAGAGGAAGAACTCACTAGCGAAGATGACACAG ACGAAGCCAACAAAGGATGTAGTGTTGAAGTGACTGGTTTTGATAGCATTGATTTAGAGACCCTAGAACTATACTTTGAGAGCAAGAGATCTGGTGGAGGTCAAATAGAAGGTGTTATTTTGAAAGGCGAAAAGACACTGATTATTACTTTTCAAGATGCTGAAG TACAGCGACGCGTTCTTGAACAGAAAAGTCACATTGTCAACAAAGTTGCTCTTAAAGTGAAAGACGCTGTTGTTCTTCCTCGAGATGGGAAAAGTTTTTTATTGGAAGGACTACGAGAAGATACAACACGCGAGGACTTGGATTTACTTCTTGGGAGTTGTACGGACATGGAAGAAGATcccttgtttttgtttggagAGAAGCGTGGTGTTGTCTTAGTCAGATATCCAGTAGAAATTACAG GTTTCGAAAAGATGTGCGAAAAATTATcgaaaaagaaatacaaacagTTGTCCCTGATCGCAAAACCAGTTCTGATGACCAACTGTCTGCTTGTGAAGAATCTCCCACAGGGAAGTACAAAGAACCTTGTTACCCTTTACTTTGAAAGCTCAAAGCGGAGTGGAGGTGGTGAAATAGATGACGTTAAGATAGATGATGAAAGAAATTCGGCAACTGTGTACTTTACTGACTACAATG TTGTCGATTCTGTTCTGATGAGGAAACATGAAATTAACGACACCCCAGTAGAAGTCCAACCATTCCACGACTGTATCGGATACGTCGTCAGTATGGAAGAACCTATACCATCATTTCCTGAGAGATTCTCAATGGAAGTAGAACAGCAGTTACTAACATTCTTTTGTTCCAAAGAAGGCCTGTTAGAAAAACTAAGAAAAGAAGTTTCAAATGTTCATGGTGAGTTGATGATCGAGGAGAATGGCAGAATGGTGGTAAACCATACCCTATCTGCAAAGACCCCAAATGTACATCAAGTTGTCAAGAACTGGTCTAAAGATGTTGAGACCTGCCtcaatgacaattttaaacaattCAAGGCTGTATCTATACAAGTCCCAGAAGGCATCTGGTTACTGGTTCAAAATCAGTTATTTGAGATTGATGAAGGTGAGATGAAAGTACACCTCGAAGAAGAATCAACCAGTATTTCTTTTACTGGTTTAAAACAGGATGCTGACAATCTAGAGAAGGCCATACATTCGATAATCGACAAGATCGAAGCAGAACGGGAAAAGCAAAGACGAATGACTACTGTGCCAGTTCCATTAGACGATTCCCAAATAAAGCAGCTCAGGATGTGCAAATTCGTCAAACAAGCCGAAGAAAGGTATCCAGAAACGACAATAAAAATTATAGCAGAAGAAAGCAAGATTGCAATCCATGGACAAGAACATGATATCAGCGCTGTGAAACTCTTCATGTATGAGACACTGCAAGAACTCCATAAGACAAAGGTTAAACTGCAGACAGAATCCTTACAAGAGTTTTGGAAATCTCCAGCCGTCTCAAGTAAAATTTATGGCATCTTCAAAGAGAAGAACGTAGAAGCTGCATTCAACTTAGAAGGCAATGACGAAATAGTGTGTGCTGCACAGAAGAAAGGAGATATGCAGATGGCTGTTGATATTTTACAAAAGAGCATCATCGAGGTTAGTATAAAAGCCGACCCTAAATCAGAAGACGTGTTTCAACAAGGTGGATGGACAGATTTGCTAGCAAAACTACAGGAAGACAACATGGCGAGAATTGAAGTCTCTGGTCTCGaagttagagtgactggctttgACGCAATCATACAAGATATCAAGACAAAACTCGAAGAATTCATAAAGATGAATACCTTTATCGACTACAACATACAAAGCGAAAGTGGTAGATTGAAGTTCATTTCGAGATTTCAGAAAGGTTATCTTGACAAATTACAAAATGGAAGGCTCAGACCAGTCGAAATAAAAATAAGAAGGAAGGGAGATTCTGGCGCAATTATTATGAGAGGCACTCAAGATGACATGAACATTGTCATTCCACAAATAAAGAGATTGGTTGATGGGATACAATGCCACAAACATGGGATAGACAAACCTGGAATGTCAAAAGTCCTGCATAAAGAAGATGGATTAGAGTTTCTCAAACGAACTGAAACGGAAGTGCCTTGCATTATAGAAGGGATAAGTCTAGAAGAAGTATCAGTTGAAGAAACCGAAGAGACCTTGTCTGAAAGTCACACATATACAACCTATGACGATG ATGATGACGGAGACGACTTCATGGCTACCAGTGATTATGTACCTGATACTACTGTGATGGCAATGGACTTAGGACACCAACCACCACTGCTGCAACCATCCTCAACGCAGTTTACCACAGCTGAACTTAAATTGATAAAACTCGTCATGGGAAACATATCATCCCAAAAG GCTGATATAATAGTGAACACTATACAGACATCATGTGACCTCAACACTGGTGTGATATCAAAAGCCATTCTGTCAGTTGCTGGCCCACAGCTTCTGGATTATATGAACCAATCAAAACCTAGTACAGTTAACGAAGGCGATTTGATACGCACAATTGGTGGTAAACTGGCATGTCAGCTGGTGTATCATATTTGTATTCTTGGTACACATTGGAATGATGGAACAACTGCTGAACCG CTTTTGCGAAGTGTTCTTCAGAAGTGTTTTGAGACTGCAACGAAGGATAAAAAGACATCAATTGCCATTCCTGCCATTGGAACTGGTGGACTTGGCTACCCGAAAAACACTACAGCCAGGATTATGTACGATGAAGCAAAGCAATTCAGTGCCAAGTATCCAAACTCTTCGTTAACCCATATAAACGTCGTTGTTTATGATAAAGATACCTGCAAG GCCTTTGAAGATGAGATGATTAAGCTGAATACAAGCCGGAAATCTCCACAAGTGCACACACACGGACATCCTAAAA GAATGCATGCCTCAACACCAGTATCACTAGATGTAACAGATGCAACGTCTTTCAAGACCACAGAAGGTATATTGGTTAAGATAGTGAAAGGAAATATTGCAGATCAAAAG GCTGATGTGATAATTAACACAATTCAGACATCATGCGATCTCAGTACTGGTGTCATAGCCCAGGCGATTGGAAAGGCTGCCGGCGACTCACTCAAACAGGATATGCTCCAGAAAAAGCCATCATCTGTTAATGAGGGTGATCTAATTGTGACCATCGGAGGAAATCTGTCCTGTAAACATGTTTATCACTTGTGTATTTTGGGTACAAAGTGGGATGGTGGACAAAAAGTTGGACCA TTTCTTCGCAGTGTGATTCAAAAGATTATGAAGACTGCTCATAGTGCAAACATGACTTCAATCGCAATACCTGCTCTTGGCACCGGTGGTTTGAACTATCCAAGGGATGTGGTTGCAAATATCATCTACGAAGAAGCCACTTCCTTCAGGAAAAATAACCACAAGAGCAGCTTAAATAAGATAAAggttgtggtttacgacaaGGACACCCATACAATAAAG GCTTTTGAAGACGAGATGAAACGGTTTAAGAGTGCACTTTATGGTGTAGCAG CAGGTCCAAGTGCAACTACAAGTGCGTCAATTGGTAGCACAATCGTTTCAGTTAGTGGTAATAGTTATAAAACAAAAGAGGGGCTTACAGTTACATTGGTGAAAGGAGACGTTGTCAAGGAAAAG GTAGATGTTATTGTTAACCCGATTCAATCTTCATGCGATCTGAGCCAAGGGGTGTTGTCAAAAACAATTCTTCAGGTTGCTGGGCCACAACTTCAGACAGAAATTAACAAGAAAAAAACAGCCAACGTAAATGAAGGCGATATGATTTCTACTAGAGGAGGAAAACTGAAATCAAAAGAAGTCTACCATGTCAGTATTCTTGGTACCCACTGGGACGGTGGCACAGTGTGTGATCCT CTTATGCGTGGTGTGATCAAAAAGTGCCTGGACTCTGCAGACAAATCCAAATTGAAGTCAATCGCCATTCCTGCGATGGGTACCGGTGGATTAAAATACCCCAATGATATCACAGCCAAGATTATGTACGAAGAAGCGAATAAATTCAGCGCCAATATGCCAATGGGTAATTTGTGTGAGATAAGAATCGTCGTATACGACAAAAATCAACAAGCCTGTAAG GTGTTTGAAGACGAGATGAAAAAGATGACAAGTACAGTATCTGGTGCATTACCCGCTCCAATTAAAATTTCCAAAaaggagaagatgatgaaatcAAAGAGACATG TAACAAAGCGATCATTATATACAGACTTGGCCGGAGATGGTGCAGATCGACAGATGCTGATAGGGAGTATACGTTTGAAAGTTTACCAGGGTGACATAACAGATGAAGCAACCGAcgctattgttaacagtaccaACAAAGAGCTGGATCTGGGAAGAG GTGGTCATATACAAGTAGCAATCCTTAAAGCGGCGGGTGATTCTATTCTGATTGAATGCAAACGCCTAG GCAAACAGAAGCCCGGAAGTGTTGTCATAACAAGTGCTGGTAATTTGAAATGTCGCAAAATAATTCATGTAATTTTGAAATCTGAAAATTTCGAAAACGTGCTCGTTAAAGTTTTGAGGTGCGCCGAAAAGAATGGAATGCAGTCCATTGCCTTACCTATGTTAGGGACAG GTCAATACGAGATAAGTCTGAAGAAGGTAGCTACAAAGATATTGGAAGCAATTGGAACCTTTTCCCTTGGATACACACCACAGACTTTGAAAGAGATAAGAGCAGTCATATTCAAGCCAGAAGGTGTGGATGTTTTCCACAAAGCAATGAAAGACTTCCTTGATAAACCGATAGTAGAGACAAAGACCTGGACTAAGAAACTAACCG GTGCTGTCTCTTCACTGATGAGTACATCTATTTTGGGTGCTATGATGCCTGATGAATTGGCGATTTCAGACGATGAAGAATATGACGATGAAGCAGTATCAAATCCACCTAAACCAAGCAGTTTGTCTTTAAACATTTTCACTGACGCTAAAGACGGTATTGGTACTGTTGTcaggaaaataaataaatttattgacAGAGAATACAAAGAGATG AGTGTACCCCTTAGCCAGGAATTGGTCAACCAGATGTCGAGTGACGATTTCAAGTATATTGAGAGCTATGCTTACCAACGACAA ACTGAAGTTAAACTTGTGAAGACATCAACGCCATGTACTATAACGATTAAAGGCTCCTACCTTGATGTAGTAAACGTCCAGCACAAAGTTACTGACATATTGAATCACATCACGCTAAGGATTGCGGATGAAAAAATGCAAAAGGCGCTAGCTCAGAATGTTAAATGGTTGTTTGAAGAAGAAGATGGTAGTTTTGAGGCCTATGATGAGGACATCTCGGGACGTATTGAGATGGCTTATCAAGATAAACGACCAACTGTAGACTTTGAGCTAGATGGCGGGAAATATAGAATTGATTTAGGTCGGAATGTAGAGATAGATCTTCATAATCCAACATCTGAAGCCAAGGTCAAGCGACAGCTGAAAGAGA AGGGAATACAGCTCCCCGACTTCTGGAAGCCAATGCCCGAGAATAAAGCATACGAGATGGTTACCCTGGACGCAAAGTCACCAGAGCACCAAGAGGTAGAAAAGTTCTTTAGGAAAACCTACACCCCTAAGAAAGTCGTTCAG ATTCGACGGATACAAAACCCGGGATTATATCGCAGTTATGTtgtattaaaacaaaacatggatGCGAAGAATCCACCAAAAACTGAGAATGAGCGATTGTTATTTCATGGTACAAGTGCGGACACCATTGACAACATAAACGCTGGTGGTTTTAACAGAAGCTTTGCTGGAAAGAATG CCACAGCTTATGGTAAGGGAACCTACTTTGCAGTACAAGCTTCATATTCTGCCGGAGGATATGCAGCACCAGATAGTAGTGGCGTTATGCATATGTATCGAGCAAAGGTGTTGACTGGTGAATACACGCTGGGAAACAAGTCAATGGTGGTGCCACCTTCGAAGAATCCCAACGACCCTACTGATTGCTTCGATAGTGTTGTTAATAACATGTCCAGTCCAATCATGTTTGTTGTATTTCAGGATGCCATGGCCTATCCTGAATACTTAATATCTTTTCAGTAA